A window of Brevibacterium ihuae contains these coding sequences:
- a CDS encoding CaiB/BaiF CoA transferase family protein, whose protein sequence is MTDRSHLPLAGVRVLELGNYIAAPTAGRMLADFGAEVVKIERPGTGDELRNWRLQQGTTSLLYRTINRNKKSVALDLRSPAGLAAVKALVAQSDVVLENFRPGTLEKWGLGPEVLDALNPELVLVRVSAFGQTGPLSARPGFAAVAEAYGGFRELVGDPDRPPTRVGVSIGDSIAGMQAAFGACMMLFERERRRAEAAGSEAAEAAGAEDSGTAESEAGRGTGVRPGTGELSGTGESGAAAPPRTVDVALNEAMFSVMESLVPDYSAFGRLRTRTGGRTEGIAPSNAYVCAEGKSIVIAGNGDGIFRRYMEVIGRPDLAADPDLQSNAQRWARRDELDAAIGAWAAEHTVDEALAALDRAGVPAGPIYTAVDILDDEQYRARNMLQHFDVDTGDGVLTDVAFPGITPVIGGASVDIDHLGPDLGEHTREVLEAAGVEAGTIETILGGGEADDEVGGARSASGTEGGRR, encoded by the coding sequence ATGACCGATCGCTCACATCTGCCGCTCGCCGGAGTGCGGGTGCTCGAGCTCGGCAACTACATCGCCGCGCCCACCGCCGGGCGCATGCTCGCCGACTTCGGCGCCGAGGTCGTCAAGATCGAGCGGCCCGGCACCGGCGACGAGCTCCGCAACTGGCGGCTCCAGCAGGGCACGACCTCGCTGCTCTACCGGACGATCAACCGGAACAAGAAGTCGGTCGCGCTCGACCTCCGCTCCCCCGCCGGCCTCGCGGCGGTCAAGGCGCTCGTCGCACAGTCCGACGTCGTGCTCGAGAACTTCCGTCCGGGCACCCTCGAGAAGTGGGGCCTGGGCCCGGAGGTGCTCGACGCGCTCAACCCTGAGCTCGTCCTCGTGCGGGTCTCCGCGTTCGGCCAGACCGGTCCGCTCTCGGCCCGGCCGGGGTTCGCCGCCGTCGCCGAGGCCTACGGCGGGTTCCGCGAGCTCGTCGGCGACCCGGACCGGCCGCCGACGCGCGTCGGGGTGTCGATCGGGGACTCGATCGCCGGCATGCAGGCGGCGTTCGGCGCGTGCATGATGCTGTTCGAGCGCGAGCGCCGACGCGCGGAGGCGGCCGGGAGCGAGGCGGCCGAGGCGGCCGGGGCCGAGGATTCGGGGACGGCGGAGAGCGAAGCGGGTCGCGGCACCGGCGTGCGTCCGGGCACCGGCGAGCTCTCCGGCACCGGGGAGTCCGGAGCGGCGGCTCCCCCGCGCACGGTCGACGTCGCGCTCAACGAAGCGATGTTCTCCGTCATGGAATCGCTCGTGCCCGACTACTCCGCCTTCGGTCGGCTGCGGACACGGACCGGCGGCCGGACCGAGGGGATCGCGCCGTCGAACGCGTACGTGTGCGCGGAGGGGAAGTCGATCGTCATCGCCGGCAACGGCGACGGGATCTTCCGCCGGTACATGGAGGTCATCGGCCGGCCGGACCTCGCCGCCGACCCGGACCTGCAGTCGAACGCGCAGCGCTGGGCGCGCCGGGACGAGCTCGACGCCGCGATCGGCGCATGGGCCGCGGAGCACACCGTCGACGAGGCGCTCGCCGCACTCGACAGGGCCGGAGTCCCGGCAGGTCCGATCTACACCGCCGTGGACATCCTCGACGACGAGCAGTACCGGGCGCGCAACATGCTCCAGCACTTCGACGTCGACACCGGCGACGGGGTGCTCACCGACGTGGCTTTCCCGGGTATCACGCCGGTGATCGGCGGGGCCTCGGTCGACATCGACCACCTCGGCCCCGACCTCGGGGAGCATACGCGCGAGGTCCTCGAGGCCGCCGGAGTCGAAGCGGGGACCATCGAGACGATCCTGGGCGGTGGTGAGGCCGACGACGAGGTCGGCGGGGCACGGAGCGCATCCGGGACCGAGGGAGGACGACGATGA